A region from the Pseudonocardia petroleophila genome encodes:
- a CDS encoding PadR family transcriptional regulator, which translates to MSEVRLSTTSYVVLGMIALRGPSTPYDLKRAVGHSVGYFWHFPHAQLYSEPDRLADLGLLELSVEDSGRRRKTYSLTAPGRDAVRAWLAAPTNEHFQMRDIAELKLFFNEVGDPGNVATLAAEQMAQHRERIAVYEGMVERFGTQPSAEPRMITLELGLEMEHAALRFWRALADGDLDGLRAAREHRYDRSE; encoded by the coding sequence GTGTCCGAGGTGCGGCTGTCGACCACGTCCTACGTCGTGCTGGGGATGATCGCGCTGCGCGGCCCCTCCACGCCGTACGACCTCAAGCGCGCCGTGGGCCACTCCGTCGGCTACTTCTGGCACTTCCCGCACGCCCAGCTCTACTCCGAGCCCGACCGGCTCGCCGACCTCGGCCTGCTGGAGCTGTCGGTGGAGGACAGCGGGCGGCGGCGCAAGACCTACTCGCTGACCGCCCCCGGCCGTGACGCCGTGCGCGCGTGGCTCGCAGCGCCGACGAACGAGCACTTCCAGATGCGCGACATCGCCGAGCTGAAGCTGTTCTTCAACGAGGTCGGCGACCCGGGCAACGTCGCCACCCTCGCCGCGGAGCAGATGGCGCAGCACCGGGAGCGCATCGCCGTCTACGAGGGCATGGTGGAGCGCTTCGGCACCCAGCCCTCCGCGGAGCCGCGCATGATCACCCTCGAGCTGGGGCTGGAGATGGAGCACGCGGCCCTGCGGTTCTGGCGGGCGCTGGCCGACGGCGATCTGGACGGGCTGCGCGCGGCGCGGGAGCATCGGTACGACCGGTCGGAATGA
- a CDS encoding sulfite oxidase-like oxidoreductase — translation MAGTTRGFLGRRRERDPRLPPGQYDARDEWPVLNAEATPRLSTDRWTFTVEGLVERELTWTWDEIRALPPSRYEGDIHCVTTWSKFGMRFDGVSVDTLLDAAGVLPTATHVIGVAHTGYTTNLPLADVTGGKAWVVWDVDGQPLTREHGGPARLLVPHLYFWKSAKWVSGLRLLDHDEQGFWERNGYHDRGDPWTEQRYQGD, via the coding sequence ATGGCGGGCACCACGCGAGGTTTCCTCGGACGACGACGCGAGCGCGATCCCCGGCTCCCCCCGGGCCAGTACGACGCGCGGGACGAGTGGCCGGTGCTCAACGCCGAGGCCACGCCGCGGCTGAGCACCGACCGGTGGACGTTCACCGTGGAGGGTCTCGTCGAGCGCGAGCTGACGTGGACCTGGGACGAGATCCGCGCGCTGCCGCCGTCGCGGTACGAGGGCGACATCCACTGCGTGACGACGTGGTCGAAGTTCGGCATGCGGTTCGACGGCGTCTCCGTCGACACGCTGCTCGACGCGGCCGGGGTGCTGCCCACCGCCACCCACGTCATCGGGGTGGCGCACACCGGCTACACCACCAACCTGCCGCTGGCCGACGTCACCGGCGGGAAGGCCTGGGTGGTCTGGGACGTCGACGGGCAGCCGCTCACCCGCGAGCACGGCGGCCCCGCCCGGCTGCTCGTGCCGCACCTGTACTTCTGGAAGAGCGCCAAGTGGGTCTCCGGCCTGCGCCTGCTCGACCACGACGAGCAGGGCTTCTGGGAGCGCAACGGCTACCACGACCGCGGCGACCCCTGGACCGAGCAGCGCTACCAGGGCGACTGA
- a CDS encoding ferredoxin reductase, with amino-acid sequence MTLTPGGTTHRRTLRWQLARVLAVRDETPRARTLRLALPEPRRHVAGQHYVVRLTAPDGYTAQRSYSVASAPDDTGEIELTVEELEDGEVSGYLHGVVEPGDELEVRGPIGGYFAWAGDTPALLVGGGSGVVPLMAMLRQARRAGAGDLLRVVVSARTAADLYYADELPGPETTVVLTRTGRGRLTVDDLAPLVRGGEDVFVCGSPGFCDAVTDLLVEAGVPVGSIRTERFGPSG; translated from the coding sequence ATGACCCTGACGCCCGGCGGCACCACCCACCGCCGGACCCTGCGCTGGCAGCTCGCCCGGGTGCTGGCCGTGCGGGACGAGACGCCCCGCGCGCGGACGCTGCGCCTGGCCCTGCCCGAGCCCCGCCGGCACGTCGCGGGGCAGCACTACGTCGTGCGGCTCACCGCGCCCGACGGGTACACGGCCCAGCGCTCCTACTCGGTGGCGTCCGCCCCGGACGACACCGGCGAGATCGAGCTGACCGTCGAGGAGCTCGAGGACGGCGAGGTGTCGGGCTACCTGCACGGCGTGGTCGAGCCCGGCGACGAGCTGGAGGTCCGCGGCCCCATCGGCGGGTACTTCGCGTGGGCGGGCGACACCCCGGCGCTGCTCGTCGGCGGCGGGTCCGGCGTCGTGCCGCTCATGGCGATGCTGCGCCAGGCCCGACGTGCCGGGGCGGGCGACCTGCTGCGCGTCGTCGTCTCCGCCCGCACCGCGGCCGACCTGTACTACGCCGACGAGCTGCCCGGCCCGGAGACCACCGTCGTCCTGACGCGGACCGGGCGCGGGCGGCTCACGGTCGACGACCTCGCGCCGCTCGTCCGCGGCGGCGAGGACGTGTTCGTCTGCGGCTCCCCCGGCTTCTGCGACGCCGTCACCGACCTGCTGGTGGAGGCCGGGGTGCCGGTGGGGTCGATCCGCACGGAACGCTTCGGCCCCTCCGGCTGA
- a CDS encoding MarR family winged helix-turn-helix transcriptional regulator, whose amino-acid sequence MDDSLSDGFRAVARRMREAAREALAPWDVTPAQARALGTLLRGGPLRLGDLADALRIAPRSATEVVDALEGRGLVERAPDPADRRATLVAPTERGREVGDAIRAARAAEAESVFRPLSDDDRAHLARILRALTPPP is encoded by the coding sequence GTGGACGACTCCCTCTCCGACGGTTTCCGCGCGGTCGCGCGGCGGATGCGCGAGGCCGCGCGCGAGGCGCTGGCGCCGTGGGACGTCACGCCGGCCCAGGCGCGGGCACTGGGCACGCTGCTGCGCGGGGGACCGCTGCGGCTGGGGGACCTGGCCGACGCACTGCGGATCGCGCCCCGGTCCGCGACCGAGGTCGTCGACGCGCTGGAGGGTCGCGGCCTCGTCGAGCGCGCCCCGGACCCGGCCGACCGCCGCGCCACCCTCGTCGCCCCCACCGAGCGCGGGCGCGAGGTCGGCGACGCGATCCGCGCGGCCAGGGCGGCGGAGGCGGAGAGCGTGTTCCGGCCGCTGTCCGACGACGACCGCGCCCACCTCGCCCGCATCCTCCGCGCCCTCACCCCGCCGCCCTGA
- a CDS encoding ABC transporter ATP-binding protein: MQKLSRRAGRDTVTAADTAQAREVSLRRIGRLFTPHRRALAVVTAIIVASSVVALASPFLLRAVIDTALPERDIPLLAWLAGAMVAVAAITAALGVVQTWIATSVGQRVMHRLRTDVFAHLQRQSIAFFTRTRTGEVQSRITNDIGGMQTVVTSTATSVASNLTTAVATAVAMAVLSWQLSLISLVVLPPAVYLTRRVAQMRRAITARQQRELADLNVTVEEGLSISGIQLSRTMGAGPALVERFTGSSARLVDLELRSQLAGRWRMASTGVVFAAVPAVIYLGAGFTTTLSIGTLVAFTTLQAGLFRPLLGLMSVGVSLVSSLALFARIFEYLDLPVEVDDPADPVEIDPARMRGHVRIDDVTFAYPGADTAAVAGVTLDVPAGSTLALVGATGSGKSTLAALVARLYDPDAGRVTIDGVDLRDMRLTDLASVVGVVSQETYLLHTTVRENLRYAKPDATDAEIEAAARAAQVHELIAALPDGYDTLVGSRGHRFSGGEKQRLAIARTLLRDPRVLVLDEATSALDTSTEKAVQAAFDALSRGRTTITIAHRLSTVRGADRIAVVDHGRIAESGTHDELVAREGRYATLAA; the protein is encoded by the coding sequence ATGCAGAAGCTGTCCCGTCGCGCCGGGCGCGACACCGTCACCGCCGCCGACACGGCGCAGGCCCGCGAGGTCTCGCTGCGTCGCATCGGCCGTCTGTTCACCCCCCACCGCCGCGCGCTCGCGGTCGTCACGGCGATCATCGTCGCGTCGTCCGTCGTCGCGCTGGCCTCGCCGTTCCTGCTCCGCGCGGTGATCGACACCGCCCTCCCGGAGCGCGACATCCCGCTGCTCGCCTGGCTCGCGGGCGCGATGGTCGCGGTCGCCGCGATCACCGCCGCCCTCGGCGTCGTGCAGACCTGGATCGCCACCTCCGTCGGCCAGCGGGTCATGCACCGGCTGCGCACCGACGTGTTCGCCCACCTGCAGCGCCAGTCGATCGCGTTCTTCACGCGCACCCGCACCGGCGAGGTGCAGTCGCGCATCACCAACGACATCGGCGGCATGCAGACCGTCGTCACCTCGACGGCCACGTCCGTCGCCTCCAACCTGACCACCGCGGTCGCCACGGCCGTCGCGATGGCCGTGCTGTCCTGGCAGCTCTCGCTGATCTCGCTGGTCGTGCTGCCGCCCGCGGTCTACCTGACCCGCCGGGTCGCGCAGATGCGCCGCGCCATCACCGCGCGCCAGCAGCGCGAGCTCGCCGACCTCAACGTCACCGTCGAGGAGGGCCTGTCGATCAGCGGCATCCAGCTCTCGCGGACGATGGGCGCGGGCCCCGCGCTCGTCGAGCGGTTCACCGGGTCCTCGGCCCGGCTCGTCGACCTGGAGCTGCGCAGCCAGCTCGCCGGACGCTGGCGGATGGCCTCGACCGGGGTGGTGTTCGCCGCCGTGCCGGCCGTGATCTACCTCGGCGCCGGGTTCACGACCACCCTGTCGATCGGCACGCTCGTCGCGTTCACCACCCTGCAGGCGGGGCTGTTCCGGCCCCTGCTGGGCCTGATGAGCGTCGGGGTCTCGCTGGTCAGCTCGCTCGCCCTGTTCGCCCGCATCTTCGAGTACCTCGACCTCCCCGTCGAGGTCGACGACCCGGCCGACCCCGTCGAGATCGACCCGGCGCGGATGCGCGGGCACGTCCGCATCGACGACGTCACCTTCGCCTACCCCGGCGCCGACACCGCGGCCGTCGCGGGCGTCACCCTCGACGTCCCCGCCGGCAGCACGCTGGCCCTGGTCGGCGCGACGGGCTCGGGCAAGTCGACGCTCGCCGCGCTCGTCGCCCGCCTCTACGACCCGGACGCCGGACGCGTCACGATCGACGGCGTCGACCTGCGCGACATGCGCCTCACCGACCTCGCCTCGGTCGTCGGCGTCGTGAGCCAGGAGACCTACCTGCTGCACACCACGGTGCGGGAGAACCTGCGCTACGCCAAGCCGGACGCGACCGACGCCGAGATCGAGGCCGCGGCCCGCGCCGCGCAGGTGCACGAGCTGATCGCGGCCCTGCCCGACGGCTACGACACCCTGGTCGGCTCGCGGGGGCACCGCTTCTCCGGGGGCGAGAAGCAGCGCCTGGCCATCGCCCGGACCCTGCTGCGCGACCCCCGCGTGCTGGTCCTCGACGAGGCCACCTCGGCGCTGGACACCAGCACCGAGAAGGCCGTCCAGGCCGCGTTCGACGCGCTGTCCCGCGGCCGCACCACGATCACCATCGCCCACCGCCTGTCCACCGTCCGCGGCGCCGACCGGATCGCGGTCGTCGACCACGGCCGGATCGCCGAGTCCGGCACCCACGACGAGCTGGTCGCGCGCGAAGGCCGGTACGCCACACTGGCGGCATGA